TGTAAAACTGTTTCTTTATGGATttcttatatataatttatagGAAAACATTGATTTGACAAGCTGTAAGATACTGTGTAGGATGGATTTCTGAATTCTGTTTCTGGCACACACACTGAGGAGTGGAGCTGTGCATTCCTCAGCATCCCCGTGCATTGCTCAGCAGAACCTGCACGAGTGCAGCTCCCCACAGTCCAGGCTGGCTGAACCCCTCCCCTTGCATCCTTTTCTGTGTCCTGGTGTAGGGGCCCAGTGTCAGTGTCCAGCTGTGCAAGGAACTCAGGAGTTCAGGCTGGAGGGGCTGGCTGgcttgctgctggtgctgcaggtgctaaTACTGGATGTGGAACTCCAGGCTCATTCCTCAGCCGCTGGGGGAGGGGGTTGAGATTTGATTAATATTTTCATTGtataaatttgggttttttttctaaacTGTAACAGTGTTTGCCTTTCACAGCTGTTGCAATATTGGCAGAAGTACTGATGGATCAGTAAACCTTTTCTTAAACTGTGTGCAGGTGTGTtgtggcagtggggctgggggtgacgctggggctgtgccagggctggggctgtgccagggctgggggtgacactggggctgtgccagggctggggctgtgccagggctggggctgtgcccctgtgcccaggctgggcggggggctgtgtctgtgtgtccaggctgtgtctgtgtgtccaggctgtgtccctgtgtctgggCTTGTTTGCTCTGGATCTATCAGGGCCAGTGCCCACCTCGTGTTGGGGACTGTGCCTGGCACTGGGGCACTGTGTCCCTGTGCCTGGAGGATGTGTCCTTCTCTCTGGGCTGTGTCTCTGtgtccaggctgggctgggggcagtgtccctgtgcctgggctgtgtctctgtgTCTGGGCTTGATGGCTCTGGATCTATCAGGCCCAGTGCCCACCTGGTGttgggggctgtgcctggcactgGGGCACTGTCCTTGTGCCTGGactgtgtccctgtgcccggCCTGGGggcagtgtccttgtgcccaggctggcctgggggctgtgtccctctgtccctgtgtcccagctccATGGCTGTGGGCGCTGTGGCTCCATCGTGGCCGCTGGCACCTGGCGCTGGGGGCTCTGTCCCCGTGCCCAGCTCCATCGTGCCCAGTGCCCACCTAGTGCCTGGCTCTGTCCCTGAGCCCGTGGTCTGACTCTCTCATGGCCAGTGCCCACCTgggggctgtgtccctgtgctgtggctccatcatgcccagtgcccacctggcACCTGGCACTGCAGCTGGCAGGTGTCAAACCTGCCGAGCCCTGATTGGCTGAAGCAGCTGCAGCTTCCCTGCGCCTCCTCATTGGCccaggagttgcagctgcacgCCGCTCCCTGATTGGTGGAGGCGGCTGCAGCCCGAGCCGGCTGACTTCCAAAACAGCTGCATCCGCCTTCTGATTGGCCAGCTTCCTGCATCCGCCTCCTGATTGGTCAGCTCAACCCGTTTCCTGATTGGTTGAAAAAGCTCGCAGTCAAGAGCCGTACCCTGATTGGCTGAGAAAGCTGCATTTTAATCCGCTTCCTGTTGGCCTAGCACCTTCAGTCTGCGTTCTGATTGGCTGAAAAGGATAGCTTTTTTCCAATTCGTCTTCTGATTGGCCGGAAGGAGGGGCTGCGGCCCCAGCGCGTTTCCCCATCCATGCTCCCGGGCTGCCGCGCATGCGCAGAGGCGCGGCCGGTCGGTGATGGCGGGAGCGATGGCGGCCGCGGCCGGCGGGGACTCGGACGGGGAGAGCGAGGAGCTGGTGCTGACCCCGGCCCAGCTGATCCAGAGCCTGGAGCAGGTACCGGGGCTGCGGCCAcgggcggggctgtggggcggtgGGGCTGAGGATTCCCTCGGTTACACTCACAGCGTGCCTTCTTTCAGGCCTGGCTCAATGAGAAATTTGCTCCGGAGCTGCTGGAGAGTAAACCTGAAATCATCGAgtgcgtggtggagcagctggaccacatggtaggtgtgaaaaatgagtatttatgattggcttttcgcaaatattaaagtgactattgtatgtgttgtgttagaaagcgatgctgtgttaattctcttaaatcatgtgttaaatatagttttaggttgtaACAaagtgttaaaatagaaactgtgcaaTGTAAGAcgcttttttcctaaagaaaggcCTCATAGTGAGATAGCatccacaggacacctgaatatttcagagaaagagaatttattgctccattatcaggagaaatgaacttcttcctggcTCGCTGGGGCAGAACGATGCTGTCAGGATTATGAGAAAGAAGTTGacgatggccagacagaatcctgtgtttgaatggaatttatgcatcatggatgaggtgcatgaagatgcaacaggctgttgcttttaagggttaatcctctgttaacgtgggtccttttttgggcttattttgcccagaaagaggcacCTGGACTGTTCATAACTCtttctttctattgtctcatattgtcctaatccaaattgcccaaattattattactctaattgtatactatttttataacaattttattgctgttaaacttttaaaattttaaaacaactgATTGGCATTTTCACAGTAGGTGCTCCTGGCTCGGGTGTGGTTTGGGCAGGCTCTTTGGGAGTGCTGGGCTTGTTTGCTCCCCTGCCTCTGAGACAAAACTCTGAGTTTCTTCTTTGAGCTTGCCTTGGAAAGGGCCTCAAGTACAcaaattacattttgatgacccaAAGTATGCTAAAGGAGGCAGTGAGCTTTGGGTCATCCAAAACAGCCTTAGTCTGGGTTTGTGGGTTCTGTATACAAAACTTGTCTTCCTCTGTTATTTCTTTGATGCTTCAGCCATTGAATTTTAATTTCTTATTGCTTTTTTTGTAGGAAGCCAACCTGAAACGGGCCAAGAAAGGAGACCTGAAGGTCAGTGTGCACCACATGGAGATCGAGCGGATCCGTTTCGTGCTCAGCAGCTACTTGAGGTGTCGGCTGGTGAAGGTAACacagagggggaaaaaggggcaTTTCAGGGGGGCTTCACCTGCACAGGGCCTCCTGCCTCAGCACAGCATTTCATTAAAGTGTCTTCTCTGAAATGTAACTCAAATTCATTTCTTAATTTGGTGTTGTAATGCAGGAAGATCACAGCAGTGTCGATGACAATATTGTGAGTGCTGCTGGCTTCATCTGagcctgggctggcacagctgagTGTGTCCCACTCCTGTCCCCGTGTCCTTGTAGCTCGGTGATGCCACCTGGTGTCACAGTCACTTCAGGAGCAGGGGTTTGGGCAGCCTGCAGCTTGcagggaatccagtggagagtgGGGGTTTAAACACTGAACTGGTGAGAGATCTGTGTCATCCTTTTGGGTTGTGTTCCAATATTAGATAGAGAAGTTTTTTCCCCACATCCTGGAGAAGGAGAAGTCTCGAGCTGAAGGGGAGCCCTCCATTCTATCACCAGAGGAGTTTGCTTTTGCTACAGAGTGAGTAGGTTTTCAATGTGCCTTCCTCCCCTTGTATAGATTATAGAAACTTACCTGGGTGGTTTTGCTGAAGTTCTTGAGACTGTGAGCAGACAGTCTGAAGTAAGAATCAGTGTGTCTTACCACGAGGTTTCCTTGTGGGCAAAAAAGGAACTGAAAATGACTTTGAGTCAGCTACCAGGGTAGGCCAAGGGCCTGtctctggctgtgcccatggcATGAGGATGAGAAGCTGTTTCTTACTCTTGTTTTGAGTCAATACTCTTCCTGCAGATTTGTATTTGATTAACCAACTCAATTCCTCAATGGTTTCTTTCAGGTATATGGCAAACACAGAGGCTTACCTGAAAAATGTGGCCCTGAAGCACATGCCACCTAACCTGCAGAAGGTGTCTCTCCTGAAGTCAGGTGAGTCTCTCCAGACTCCAGGGTAATCTGAAAATTGTAAAAGCAGGTAAAAGTGTGGGGAGAGCTCCAGGGAGCCCCAAATGTAAGGGCCAAGTCCTTGAGTTGAGCAAAGATGATGTGATGGCAATGCTGTAACACGGCTCCATGCTGCTGCTGTCAAGTCCTGCCTTGCACTGAGGCTGAGCACACACATCTGGGTACAAGGCTCTGGTGTTCCCTTTGTTTGTCACCTGTCAGAGCCCTCGGTGCTCTGCAGAGGAATAGAAATGAGGGCTGAGCTTGTGCTCCCAATGTTTTGTCTGCAGTCCCAAAGCCCAACCTGGACTCCTTTGTGTTTCTGCGGGTGCTGGAGCGGCAGGAGAACATCCTGGTGGAGCCAGAGACGGATGAGCAGAGGTAGGGGTGCATTTCTGTGTGGGGCACAGGTGTCCCTGTGTCAGTGTCACTGTCTCAGTGGGTGTCCATGTGtctgtgccagtgtccctgtgggctgcagcagctctcacCCCCTGTCTCTGCAGGGAATATGCCATCGATCTGGAGGAGGGCTCGCAGCACCACAATTCTGTGTGGGGCACAGGTGTcagtgggtgtccctgtgtgtcagtgtccctgtgtctcagtgtccctgtgccagtgtccctgtgggcagcagcagctctcaccccctgtccctgcagggaataTGCCATCGATCTGGAGGAGGGCTCGCAGCACCACAATTCTGTGTGGGGCACAGGTGTcagtgggtgtccctgtgtctcagtgtccctgtgtctcagtgtccctgtgtctcagtgtccctgtgtcagtgtccctgtgtctcagtgggtgtccctgtgtctcagtgtccctgtgtctcagtgtccctgtgggcagcagcagctctcaccCCCTGTCTCTGCAGGGAATATGCCATTGACCTGGAGGAGGGCTCGCAGCACCACAATTCTGTGTGGGGTACAGGTGTcagtgggtgtccctgtgtctcagtgggtgtccctgtgtctcagtgtccctgtgtctcAGTGTCCCTGTCTCAGTGTCCCTGTGGGCAGCAGCACTCTCACCCCCTGTCTCTGCAGGGAATATGCCATCGATCTGGAGGAGGGCTCGCAGCACCGCATTTCTGTGTGAGGCACAGGTGTcagtgggtgtccctgtgtcagtgtcactgtctcagtgtccctgtgtctcagtgggtgtccctgtgtctgtctcagtgtccctgtgtctcagtgtccctgtgtctcagtgtccctgtgtctcagtgtccctgtgtcagtgtccctgtgggcacagcagctctcaccccctgtccctgcagggaataTGCCATCCATCTGGAGGAGGGCTCGCAGCACCGCATTTCTGTGTGGGGCACAGGTGTCCCTGTgtctcagtgtccctgtgtcagtgtccctgtgggcagcagcactctcaccccctgtccctgcagggaataTGCCATTGACCTGGAGGAGGGCTCGCAGCACCTGATCCGCTACAGAACCGTGGCCCCTCTGGTGGCCTCGGGGGCTGTGCAGCTCATCTGAGGGGACAGGTAAGCacctgcagggagggagcagctacagctccatctcccctgccctcaccACCACAGtggggtccctgtggggctgggTCCCCTCCCAGGGCCACATCCCCAGCTCCATGGCAGGCAGAGCACGGTGGCACTGGAGGTGGGTGCACAGCGTTCATGgtgggtctgaggatgagggaagagatgaggatctgactccatatttcagaaggcttgatttattgttttatggtatatattacattcaaactatactaaaagaatagaagaaaggatttcatcagaaagctagctaagaatagaaaaagaatgataacaaaggactctctgtctgagccagctgactgattggccattaattagaaacatccccatgagaccaatcacagatgcccctgttgcattccacagcagcagataaccattgtttacattttgttcctgaggcctcccagcttctcaggaggaaaaatcccaaggaaaggattttccataaaagatgtctgtgacatggtaCCACAGAGGCATTCACCACCCCCACAGCTCATCAGGCTCCTGATTGCCTGTGACATGCCCAGCAGACAATCCTTCCTGTGGCATTcctggctgagggcaggctgtgtCACAGGGAAAGCTGCAGTGTGAAGCTGCTGCACTGCCTTTTTTAAGAGCAGTGGCAGATGGCATCACTAAAATGGATCAGCTGTGGTCATGGACTCAGGAGAAAGTAGTTTCTGCTGTGTGTCACCTCAGTACCCTCCCTGCAGAGGGTGAGGGGCTCTGGTACACTTTCAGGTTGCACTGTCAGACCCCCTTGTGCAGAAGCCACTGCTGAGGGAAGTTCACACAGTTCATTTTTGCttttcacacaaagcaaaagctttGGGAAGTTCACACAGTTCATTTTTGCTGGTCACACAAAGCAGTGCTGGCCCACGCAGGACAAGGCAGGGTGTTGTGTGGTAGCTCAGAACCTGTGGCAAACAAGGGCTCATCGGGGCAGGGTTTCTCTTTCCTACATGAGGAGTGTCTGGGGAGCATCTTCCTCTGCAAagctgggggtgacacagggcatCTTGAAGTGTGAGTGGCTTTGCATGTGTGGTTTATAGTCTTCCTAATTAATCCATTTAGGTAAAGAAGATTCTTTTCAAGTATAGACATTAAGAGGGGGCTGGGTTTAATCCTGAGGAATCAGTAGCATGTTCCTCTGGACAGCCCTCCAGGAAGGGCTTGTGAAGTGTGTATTTACAGCCAGACAACTTCACAGAGGTGACTGAAGCTTCCAGACAAAATCCTTGttaatctgctgctgtggaagcgTGCTGCACAGGATCTGCCTGAGGAGAGTGCAGGTG
This genomic interval from Melospiza melodia melodia isolate bMelMel2 chromosome 23, bMelMel2.pri, whole genome shotgun sequence contains the following:
- the GINS4 gene encoding DNA replication complex GINS protein SLD5 isoform X2, with the translated sequence MAGAMAAAAGGDSDGESEELVLTPAQLIQSLEQAWLNEKFAPELLESKPEIIECVVEQLDHMEANLKRAKKGDLKVSVHHMEIERIRFVLSSYLRCRLVKIEKFFPHILEKEKSRAEGEPSILSPEEFAFATEYMANTEAYLKNVALKHMPPNLQKVSLLKSVPKPNLDSFVFLRVLERQENILVEPETDEQREYAIDLEEGSQHLIRYRTVAPLVASGAVQLI